The genomic DNA TAACACTGTTTGTATATACAATAATATTTTCTTTATGTACAGTCTGTATACACCAGTggttcccagccctggtcctggggactcAGTGTCTTGATAGATTTTATTCCAACAGAGATCTCAattccttaattgaacaaataatAGGCCTAATCCgagtttattaataattttaaacaatTAGAGATGTCAAGCTAAATATTACAGTATATAAGGCAGGCTTATTCTCTAATGTTTTGTAAGTTAAACCATTTTAAACGTCGAATGAATCAAATGATAGTCGTTTGGCAATTTACCAGGTGTTCAAAGACCACTTTATTTTATGAACATCTCATTTAAATCTGTGGTGAATGGTAATACTGAAGAACTACTGTATAAAATCAAGTTCTGCATAAGAAAATAGATACATTTGACCTCCAACAAGTGTAAATAAATGCTTTGTAATGTCAGAATATAAAAGCTGTGCAGTCAGCATTGTAAGAACCTAGTAGAGTCACTGCCACCTGATCTCCTATTTCTGCAGCAGGCACTCAGGAGGCTGCTTGAGAATTTGAGCCCAGCACAGCCACTGGTTGCACAACAGCTCGAACCTGGTCGTAGGGACATCCACGTATTTGCACGCAATCGAGTCACCCATAAGTTGTGTAACTGATCGTAGTCAAGTTCACAGTCGTTACTCTGTATTCATCTTTTGTCTCTTCCCCCGTTACACTACCCTTCCATCTCCCCACctttcttctttctctctcactccctctctgtTCAGGACTATCTGTTGTGGAATAAACTAGGGGCCACTCTGGCCAATGGCAGCCGCTCTGAGGAGGCAGTAGCTGCCTACAGAACAGCGCTGGAACTGCAGCCAGGGTTTATCCGCAGCCGCTACAACCTGGGGATCAGCTGTGTCAACCTGGGGGCCCACAGGTACTGCAGCTGCACGTCCTGTACAGTGAGCTAATGCACTGTGTAATAACTACGGCACGCCCAAGTGTCATTTAGAGAGAACTCGAAATACGGTTAAACCTGTATAACATTGAATTGCAGAGATCTCAAACTATCTCCATTTCAAGAGATCTCAATTTCATTTTGATCTGATAGCTCAAATACAATCTCCAATTCCTCAAATTCTCAAATAGGACAGGACGTCAATttgcaatattttgaaatagaCAGGAAGTCCATACAAAACAGGCAGCGttttcacaggaagtcaattcGAGATATCTCAGATTGACTTCCTGTTCTGTTTGAGATACCTTGaattgcatttttgatatcttgaaattgagttagagatatctgcaattcaatttaagatctctaaatgacaatttgtcTTGCCATAAATAACACGGAACTACTAATGCGCTGATACTAGAACTGTCCGCACTGTACTAATACACTGACAGTGCGCTACTACAGTATTTTTTCACTGTACTAATACACTGTTGtgagtaatgtattatactcACTGTACTAATAAAGTGTAAGAACATTGTGCTCAAATACTGTACTGATACACTTATACCATACTAATATTGTACTATAAACACTGTCCTAATATTGTACAATGTCACACTAGATGAATCACTTTTCAAACTGCAAGAAGCTTTTAATATTATTCCACATAGCCTCTCCCAGTTCAAGCTAGTCTTACATGCAGAGGAAACAAAGCAAATGGTATTTTCAAGATCACAAACTTACTGTCTTCTTTACCACGGATAGTCACTTTATGAGACAAGCCCACAGAAGTGGtatcactgtacacattgaACAGCTCACTTGAAAAGCTTATTTTAGGAAAAggcctttttttaatttcaagccAGAAAAATCCTTGTTGCTGCCACGTCCCTGCCAATGCTGGATTAGGGTGACATGTTGTATATGAATATCCCAGGCTCTTATTTGCATGTACATTAGATACACTGTGTACCAAGCTGCTTTAGGATTTGTCACAAATTCTACATTCCTGACTCATCGTTGCACAGTATATCAATTAGCAGGAGGGATACCTTTCTCTGTATAATATAACTATAATAtaacagtctttctctctctctctctgtagggaGGCCGTAGAGCACTTCCTGGAGGCGCTGTCCCTGCAGCGGGCGGCACAGGAAGGGGCGGGGACGGGTGGGGCGGGGCGGGGTCGCACCGGTGGGGTGGCAGCTATGTCCGAGAACATCTGGTCCACCCTGAGGATGGCATTGAGCATGCTGGGGGAGAGCCAGCTATACGGGGCGGCCGACCAGCGGGACCTCGACACCCTCCTCTCGGCTTTCCACCTccgcgagagagagggagagggggcggggggggaggcgggggactgagagagagggggacggCAGCGGAGATCGAGTGCGAGTGTGGAGTCACCGGGGGGAGGTGTGGGGCGCAAGGAAGGggaactgactgactgactgtgatGCTTTGACTGGTTCATTGGCTGACGGTGATACTATAGACTGACTTATACATGGACTTGCTGACCGGTGGAGGGTGAGTGTAtgtggtgtgtgtctgtgtgagggagagagactgaCTGCGATACATTGACCAatacactaactgactgactgactgactgactgagggCGAGAGAAACtgtgagagaaggagagggtaGGACTCAGAAGGAAGGAAGAGAAAGGGCgggagattgtgtgtgtgaagggaATGGGGCTAGAAAAGGGAGCCGAAGAGAGAaacaggagggagagagagagagaaggacatATTGAGTTAGTGTAAATGTTTTCTGAAACGAGTTaaagggagagcgagagaggtaAAGCGACAGATATGAGTaatccccccccctctctctctctctctgttgtacTGTCAGTGTTAGCTGCTCCTGCTCTGTAATATAATTCCATTGTTCTATTGTAAATGTAACCAGGCCTCTGCAATGTAAAATAGACACTGACCCAGGAAATAAACTCTTCAGCTGAACTACAATGGCGGCTGTGACTGATACTGACTTACTGTTACACTGACTGACCGATCGACTCGCAGAGCTACAGTACTCTACAAAACCGTacattacagtactgtacagtACCATGCACTAATGAAGGGAAGCTGCTGTATGTACAATTAAGATTATTCAGTACTGAAGGGTGTTATTCTGCTGGGACCCATTGTAATGGGGGGGTTTGACTGTATTATCAtcattttgtataatttaagcagcttccattttttttacaaaactaGTGTACAATGTTCTATGCAATACAGAgttgtacacacatacacaacattaGTAGGGTATACAAGATCAATAGAAAATGATATATAATAACTTCCTATGGCAAAagctttgttaaaaataaaggagcaatgaactgtaaagtgaatGGCACTGACAGAAACAAAGGTGGGTGCATTTggtgaaaacaggagacaacCTAAAGAcctaataatacattacatttgaataattaatATCACATTCCGTAGGTTTTCGTTTAAATATAATCTGCTTAACCCTGTACTATCACAAAGAATCAAATAAACGTGATCCAGTTAACTATTAAGTCTGACTTTACATTGAAACTAGTAGCAatttaataatgtttaaaagTGAATCTGAGAAAGGGGTGGACGACATTGCGGTCCAAAAGCACCAACTTAGTGTTTCAACTAGTGATGTGCAGTTCGCGAACGATTCATTCTTGAGCGACTCATTTTGGTGACCGATGTGACTCGGATCCGTGACGGATTGACTCGGCTCTTCTGATTCGCTGTGACCCGCCATCGCATCTCCTTCAGTGACTCACTGACTCAGTCCGGCGGATTCGTTCGTCCTGGCGAGTCCTTGAGTGCTTTGAAACTGGAGACCGTGTGCGCCATGTTGGTTCCAAATTCCCTCTTGCTTAGTGCATAAGAAATACATATGTATGAGCCAAAATGGCGTCAATTACATAATCCAGACCGAGTATAGACTACTGTCAGAAAATGAGATTAGACGTTTATGCTAAATTATATACCGtacataatatgtgtgtgtattacagtcCGTATTCATTGGGTACGTCTGCCAAAcgaaacaaattatatatatatatatatatatatatatatatatatatatatatatatatatatatatatatatatatatatataataaatcgcaatgaggtctgtttttgtaatgttttatacacataaaagtcaagtcatcttgaggtaaatcaacaaaattacctataataatattaatattaataataattgagatACACCTATGGGCAAGACATTTATgtaatgatattattatttcttagcagacgcccttgtccaaacaatatattacatttaattagattaatcgtgttggctaaataatgttaatgtcaAATCCAGGCTTTTCCTGGCTTCTGTGGTGTGCAGTGAACGACTCGTTGTTTCCGGTTCAAGTCTGTGTAACCCGTCCTGATTCGGGCTGCATTGGTGCGAGTCACTGAATCAGTGAACGAAATGAATCAAATGAATCGATCACTAAAAAGAATCGAACTGCCATCACTGGTTTAACATGATCGGAGCCAAAATGGCGGCTGTGCTAACCGCGCTAGGCTTTTATGCGCAGGCTCGACAACAACTGGGCGCCTCCCTACTATCGATAGCATCCAATGAACGCCCTCCTCTGCTACGTCTCTTCCTTCCAGCCAATCCGCTTGCCGAAACAGGAACGGTGTAGGCCAGCGATTGGTTGGTTTGAATAAAGCAGGATGCGAGGAGTTCCAAATTCAAAAGTAGcgtgttgttgtttgtgtacTCATGATAGAAGAGAGGGATAGGGAGAACAcgacacagaaagaaagaaagaaagaaagaaagaaagaaagaaagaaagaaagagcaaACATAACAGAGGGTAACACACTCGTCTGAGAACACGAAGAACAGAAGTCGGAAAGAACGGAGAGAACTTATCGAAGGTAAAACTGACCTGCTTTATTATTAAGAACAGTAACAGTGACACTGCATGACATGTGGTTTTAATCTCGCAGTTCCACAGTGACGAGCGTGCATTTtaaacacaacacatacaatacACCACACTAACAATAAAGTGTCATATATTTAATACTGTACAGCACAGACCATTAATGCTGCGCTGAGGGGGAGAGGGATCGAGAGAAAGAAAGCAATCCAGATCTGACTGTAAAGCTGGCAGTCGTCCCTTCTTTGTGATTATATACAGGCTGCTGTACTGGAATGTTTGAATCCCTTTCAATTCAGacacttttatttgatttcatgTAGTGCAATTTTTGACCAAACCAGACTCGTTGATCAATCTTATATTTtatgttggaacattgttaaAGCCCAGAGAGAGAACTAAGAAGATGATTGAACTTTGTTTAGCCCTGTGAAGACTACGCTTTGGCCTGACACTAAATAGGAAAAACAGTGGATTTAGTTAGAATATTTCTTTGCATTGATTTCCTTAAACTATCAGTCAACTGTGTTTGCACTGTGTGGTGTAATGTGCAGTACATAAAGCTGtccagtgagtgtgtgttgcagtaTGTGTAGTCTGTCTGTGGTTGTGGTGTGTGGAGACTCCACACTGCGTTagtgtttgtattgtgtgtgaagTAACAGTCCAGGGGAGTAATGGACTCTGTCTCCTGTGTGTCAGCAGATCTGTCCACAGAGCCGCACAGACTCTCACTGTTACCATAAAGGTATAAGGTTGAAATTCAGAGGTTACAACATGGGTGCCAGAGAGAGCAAGTGTGCTGTTGAGACCCCCAAAGCAGAGTCCAGGTGCCAGCCAATCAGCAATAAGCATCTCCACACCGCAATGGACCCGAGATCCCCCACTGATGGCATCAACAGAACAcctatacaggtaacaaaattCAAATGGCATGATGGGAATGCTCTGGTATTGCCAAAGCTTTAAAAACGTGTTACAAGGACAATAAGACACcgagtaatacaaataaatcataatataaaCCAGAATGTGAAAACACAGACCAACATggaattaaacaataaaacatcgACTGCTTTGTCAGTTCCTACACACTGTCCCTCACATATTTGGCTGCTAGAGGTGCAGTCCGCTCTTCCTCTCCCAGGGGGATGGATGATTCATGTGATCTGGGAGTTTTAACTCTGGTAACAGGATTTCAAATGTAGGGATGTATTTGGCCTGTATGTCTCGGTATTCTGAGCAGGACAACAGTCTCTGTTACGACCTTGTATCTCACAGTCTTCTCTGGTGACCCAGGTTTTTTTCAGTTGCCAGGCTGTACTCACCGAGtctgtattttgtaaaaatgtctattttatttttattgtaggtATTCTGCTAATTAGATGTTTCTGTTTAGTTCCTGATAGCATTGAAgtttatgaaaacaaatacagaacacTTGAACTTTCATTTGCAAGTTAATTTGCATGTAATTGCACTTATCTGCAAAAAGttaattatgcatttaatttggtATTTACATATTCTAAAATGAAAGTATTTGTACTTATATTTTAAGTACTAGAAATGTATCCAAACTATTTCAGAAACATCACAAAAGCCGTAGTTCCCTGTGTGACTGTATTTAGTTGGAGGGACGTCACATTTGTGTTGGCGAATTCCCCATATGCAGTCATTGGCAgtcaaatttaaaattaaagtatCTGCATTACAAAATAACTGGGAATTACAGATCACAGATGATCATGCATATcgcaacattttaaacatttgtaaCTTTAATTGATATAGAGCACTTTAAAAGCACTTCTGTATTTTCTCACGCAATACTCTTTTggtttattactgttattacagGTATTATTCAGGTATTTTTGTTGGGCAGTGTTCACCTGTATActggaagaaaataaacatgacATACTTTAATCCCAGAATACAGTTATAGTGAATAAAATGATACCAGTATATATGATCTATTGCCCAACCCTAATGAGGGAAACCACATCAATGATCAGTGGATTTCTATTACTATTGCTGTTGATTGCAGTGTATCTGTACTGTTGCAGGTGAACGATGTCAAAGGCCAGAGGGTGGGGCTGGCTGAGACCCTGGGCCTGGAAGACGACCCCCGCTCCCCCACGCTTGGTGTCTCCCGCACCCCCATGAAGGATATCACGGCAGGTAGGACTGTACCACCATGGAAGGAAAACGAGGGAGTTGGAGTTGTGTATTTGTAAGTGTTGATGTACTGTGTTGTACGGGCACTCGGCCAGTGTTCACacttctctctgtctcaggCACGGTGACGTCCTTTGTTCGCCGACTGAATGAGCTCTTTGTCGATGACGGAGAGGAGGATGTGAAGAAGCAGGAGGGGGAGGAAACGGGGGCGCACAGTGAATCCAAGCCCCTCCCCTCTGCCTCGGTGTCTGACCTTGGTTTTGAGCCCAGTGTCTACGGCCAGAGTGACCCCTCTGTGACGCTTGCCCTGCTACCTCCAGCCTCCGAACAGAACGCCCTCCCTCCCCAGCCCCACACCTCTACGACTGAGCAGCAGAGCGAGGGCTCTGACCCTATCTCGCAGGCTGACTCTCTCCTGGCCGCTTCAGGTGGGGCTGGGCTAGTTGAAGCCCCTCACAATACACCTAGGATCAGAGAGGCGGACACCGTTGCCACAGCCAGCACCTCCGCAGAGCTCGGGGGGATGAGTGAGACCGCTGAGGACTCCGTAAGCTGGCCCGCAGTGGTGCAATATGACACTATCTCTGACTCCACCCAAATTCACCAGCTGCCCTTGCCTGCATCCCAAACCTGTGACCTGGGGTTGAGTGACTGCCCCACAACACCCCCCCACACTGCCCCCTGTGGTGAGTCCCTTGAGGTTGAGGTGG from Amia ocellicauda isolate fAmiCal2 chromosome 1, fAmiCal2.hap1, whole genome shotgun sequence includes the following:
- the cdca3 gene encoding cell division cycle-associated protein 3, giving the protein MGARESKCAVETPKAESRCQPISNKHLHTAMDPRSPTDGINRTPIQVNDVKGQRVGLAETLGLEDDPRSPTLGVSRTPMKDITAGTVTSFVRRLNELFVDDGEEDVKKQEGEETGAHSESKPLPSASVSDLGFEPSVYGQSDPSVTLALLPPASEQNALPPQPHTSTTEQQSEGSDPISQADSLLAASGGAGLVEAPHNTPRIREADTVATASTSAELGGMSETAEDSVSWPAVVQYDTISDSTQIHQLPLPASQTCDLGLSDCPTTPPHTAPCGESLEVEVASLLTNEGSTSQSGPISPACPDPQAPASSGSPVQTASSSPVLKRSQTAADPQTVVSPFLQPQWLRSGLEWGVPGRGRGGKQAAPTPSLSGECPTPERRVSSRAGARPAGSRVKGQSAPGKKERCSKVLLKEGRSPLQILKETNSPRDRQMDRHLVIKKQLPLLAALDRQADRHSQAGTVGKENHLR